CGCGGGCCATGGCGTCGCTGGCGACGtcggcggcggccgcggccgcTACGGAGGTGACGCACCTCTCGCAGCGCGACGCTGCGGAGATCGACCAGCAGCTCATGGGGCCCCTCGGCTTTAGCGTCGATCAGCTCATGGTAAGTGAACGGGAACCTTCCATCTATCGCTACTGGGTGGTTCTTGCACTGATCGCTTCATTTGATTCGGGcgggcgtgcgtgcgtgcgtgcaggAGCTCGCGGGGCTGAGCGTCGCGGAAGCCGTTGCGGAGGTATATTGCAGCTAATACTCGCTTTCTACTATGTTTCTAAAGATGTTATTAAATgcttcaaaagaaaagaaaaaaagttaAGTCCGTGGTTAGTAAGGACATGGAGCTGCCATGGAACTTGCTGTCATGGTTGTTGACGTGCTAATTTGAATTGAACAGGCTAGTTATCTGAACAAATTTGACTGTTTAGACTATGCATCAGTagcttgctgttgttgtggtatgATGGATAAATATCCCATTAAAGGACTAGTGATGAGATTGCTATTATGGTCTCTTCATACTTGTGAACTCCCACTAACTAGTCGAAAAAATGGGGATCTGATCATCACACATACTAGAAGATTGTATTAACATAGTCTCTATGAGCTGGCATCCATGTCCATGAGCCTGTTTGTCTTTTCGGTTCCCTTTTGTACACCAATTCTTAGTTCGAGATACTTTctgttttctgatttttttttgtggTCAATACAGGTTTATAAGTTGAGTGAACATACAAGGGTTCTTATCATCTGTGgtccaggaaacaacggtggtgaTGGTCTCGTTGCTGCTCGTCATCTTTATCATTTCGGATACAAGCCCTTCGTTTGTTATCCAAAACGTACAGCCAAACCTCTGTATTCTGGCCTTGTTACTCAGGTATTCTCTGACGGACTCCGCAGCTTTCTTGGCGTGCCATATTTTACCTATTTTTCCAACATTATTATTTTAACCGTCTTTGCCTTCTAGCTTGAATCACTGGATATCCCGTTCCTTCCTGTTGAAGATCTATTTCACGACTTACCAGGCCAGTTTGACATTGTTATTGATGCGATGTTTGGCTTCTCATTTCATGGTATGTGGATTTTGATAATAAATTATCTTTTTGTGATGTTCTGATATATGTTCACTGATTAAATGTAAAGCTTGTCCCAGATTTTTTGATAATATTTCATGGTATGTGGATTTTGATAATATTTTAACCTTTTGTAATGTTCTGATATATGTTCACTGATTGAATGTAAAGCGTGTGCTGGATATTTTATCACTTACATGTCTCCCTTGCTCTATTCCGTGAATATTCTGTGCCATATGATTTGTTAAGTACTTCATATGGTCTCATTGAAACAATGTTGTTGTTATCTATCCTTTAGCAGGAATTGTGGAACTGATCAATGTATACATAACACATAACCTGTACAAACCAGAATTAATTCATGCATTATCTTGTTGAAACAATGGCTGAGCTCCCAGCTTTAAAAACAATGATTTTCAAGATGATAAATGAGTAGTTTGCTTTTTTGAATAACTTGTGTTTGATCAAACTGACATAGACTATGATTATTAAGTAAATACATGAGATTACTCTCCCCTCTCCCTGAACCCTATATCATGGTATTTTGGAATATAGGTATATAGAATGGTGCTGGGAGCAAGTCGCTTAGTTTAACGCAGAACCTTATAAAATCATCAATGATATGTAACCTTATAGAATGGTGCCAGGAGTGAACTGAATTGAATCGAAATAACAGGCTCTGGTGTTGTTTTTCTGACTGATTCAAATTATATTTTCACGTAAACTACTTTTCAGGAACACCCCGACCACCCTTTGATGATCTTGTCCAAATGCTTGTTTCTCTGAGTGCTAATGATGATTTAGCGAAAAGGCCGCCAATCGTTTCTGTTGATATTCCTTCTGGGTGGCATGTAGAAGAGGGAGATGTCAATGGAGGAGGAATTAAGCCTGATATGCTGGTTAGTATCTATTTAGAAGATTTTTGGATGAATTCATGCATCAACCTTTGAGGTAGCCGTTTAACCATTGAAAATTCCAGTTCTTAAGTTATTGCGGAATGTGTAGGTATCACTGACTGCACCAAAGCTCTGTGCGAAAAAATTTACTGGCCCACACCATTTTCTCGGGGGTAGATTTGTTCCGCCTCCTATTTCGAGCAAATATGGGCTCGAACTTCCTCCATATCCTGGCTCCTCAATGTGTGTGAGAATTGGAAAAGCACCATCAGTTGACATTTCATCACTGAGGGAAAATTATATTTCCCCAGAACTTCTTGAGCATGAAGTGATCCCTGATCCATTTGACCAGGTATGATTAAGTTGAAGCAATTCTGGAAATAGTGAGCTTATTTATCAATAATGCTTTCTTCGGATGACTGTCTCTTTGCTGCAGTTCCGTAAATGGTTTGATGAAGCAGTTACTGCTAACCTGCGAGAACCAAATGCCATGGCTTTAACAACTGTCAGTAAAGCAGGAAAACCGTACGATTCTTTCTGCCTTGATGTTCTTTTCAGCTTTAGGAACGGTTTGCTTTTGTTTATGTTAGATAACAGTCTTTGTTGTTAATTTGTGGGCAGTTCTTCAAGAATGGTTCTTCTAAAAGGTTTTGATAAGCATGGCTTCGTTTGGTAAGCTAAAAATCAACGTTTTAATCTGTTATCCATTCCGATGATCCCTACATTTTTTTTCCTCATGCTTTCATGGTATCTGTGCAGGTACACAAATTATGGTAGCCAAAAGGCACATGATTTGTCAGAAAATTCAAATGCTGCACTTCTTTTCTACTGGAATGAGATGAACCGCCAGGTGATTTTACCAAGCGCGAACACTAGTGATTATACGATCATTTTGTTTCCTTCAGCAGCAAGAGGGTGAACAAATAATATTATTGCCTGCAGTAGCAAGAGGGTGAATGATCTTTTGAATAACTAACACAATACAAATTCTCACACTAATAGTCTAACACAATCCTAGTCCTTTTTTAAAACAACCACTATGTTTGGTGTCAGATATGTGAAATAGGGTCTCAGCTCTTCAGCATGAACTGGTTGTGTTGTGTTTATTTGTATAATAGTCTGTTAAGCAATCTCATCTGATATACCATCTGCCTTTATTGGCTCCTTTCAAACCCTACAGTCTTCATTGTTCTGTCATGTATTTGGTAATTACTATTGACTAGGTCTCATTGTCACGTTACAGTTATGAGTAAATGAATAATAAGCATTGATGCATCAGGTGTATTCATTTAATAAGGAGTAACGTAATATGGTATAAACTCATGCGGTATAGTTGAGGTAATTGCCCCAGAGGTACAACTTGGCGTGTGGGCCCATTTTAGTCCATCAAAAGCTGTAAACAATGAACTAGTCCACAAACTTGGCTCACGGGTTCATCTTGGTCCAAACTGAGCCACTCAGGCCAATCTCACCTACACGCCGTGCTAGCGTGGCAAGTGAAGCACGTGAAACCAAAACGTCAGGGCGCCATGCACCTTTTGCAATTAGGACTCCCATTTTTTCTCGC
This Lolium perenne isolate Kyuss_39 chromosome 1, Kyuss_2.0, whole genome shotgun sequence DNA region includes the following protein-coding sequences:
- the LOC127304662 gene encoding pyridoxine/pyridoxamine 5'-phosphate oxidase 1, chloroplastic isoform X1; this encodes MLTAASRIWTKSGLATTTTRAMPFFLSTFPTPTAAAPSATPTAQNPSPHRRLPPPPPPPPPPRRALAFFAAAAAARLAALSPSRTRAMASLATSAAAAAATEVTHLSQRDAAEIDQQLMGPLGFSVDQLMELAGLSVAEAVAEVYKLSEHTRVLIICGPGNNGGDGLVAARHLYHFGYKPFVCYPKRTAKPLYSGLVTQLESLDIPFLPVEDLFHDLPGQFDIVIDAMFGFSFHGTPRPPFDDLVQMLVSLSANDDLAKRPPIVSVDIPSGWHVEEGDVNGGGIKPDMLVSLTAPKLCAKKFTGPHHFLGGRFVPPPISSKYGLELPPYPGSSMCVRIGKAPSVDISSLRENYISPELLEHEVIPDPFDQFRKWFDEAVTANLREPNAMALTTVSKAGKPSSRMVLLKGFDKHGFVWYTNYGSQKAHDLSENSNAALLFYWNEMNRQVRVEGLVQKVSEEESEKYFHSRPRGSQLGAIVSKQSTVISGRDVLQQAYKELEQKYSDGSFIPKPDYWGGYRLTPNLFEFWQGQQSRLHDRLQYSQREVDGSTVWHIERLSP
- the LOC127304662 gene encoding pyridoxine/pyridoxamine 5'-phosphate oxidase 1, chloroplastic isoform X2, with the protein product MLTAASRIWTKSGLATTTTRAMPFFLSTFPTPTAAAPSATPTAQNPSPHRRLPPPPPPPPPPRRALAFFAAAAAARLAALSPSRTRAMASLATSAAAAAATEVTHLSQRDAAEIDQQLMGPLGFSVDQLMELAGLSVAEAVAEVYKLSEHTRVLIICGPGNNGGDGLVAARHLYHFGYKPFVCYPKRTAKPLYSGLVTQLESLDIPFLPVEDLFHDLPGQFDIVIDAMFGFSFHGTPRPPFDDLVQMLVSLSANDDLAKRPPIVSVDIPSGWHVEEGDVNGGGIKPDMLVSLTAPKLCAKKFTGPHHFLGGRFVPPPISSKYGLELPPYPGSSMCVRIGKAPSVDISSLRENYISPELLEHEVIPDPFDQFRKWFDEAVTANLREPNAMALTTVSKAGKPSSRMVLLKGFDKHGFVWYTNYGSQKAHDLSENSNAALLFYWNEMNRQVRVEGLVQKVSEEESEKYFHSRPRGSQLGAIVSKQSTVISGRDVLQQAYKELEQKYSDGFIPKPDYWGGYRLTPNLFEFWQGQQSRLHDRLQYSQREVDGSTVWHIERLSP